The Dissulfuribacter thermophilus genome includes a window with the following:
- a CDS encoding replication protein: MASPQCEHVFTRIANELLDAFLKAGRRLTKREALVWLAIVRLPYGINKKADFIPVRRIEKMTGIRFDHVHETVWRLKTRGLIHLEKRNGRLFLGINKDYSVWFKAQRPGIRPDGPREKDMPQTCGVPEPGNNNKKGRPVRKGALQERRRTSSLNGRGYLAQDSLNGLRKRQGFFFQR, encoded by the coding sequence GTGGCAAGCCCACAGTGCGAACATGTATTTACCCGCATTGCAAACGAGCTCCTGGACGCCTTCCTCAAGGCAGGCAGAAGGCTTACAAAGCGCGAGGCTTTGGTGTGGCTGGCCATCGTCCGTCTGCCCTATGGTATTAACAAGAAGGCGGATTTTATACCGGTAAGAAGGATAGAGAAGATGACAGGAATAAGGTTCGATCACGTGCATGAAACCGTCTGGAGGCTGAAGACGAGGGGCCTCATTCATCTAGAGAAGAGAAACGGCAGGCTCTTTCTTGGAATAAACAAGGACTATTCCGTCTGGTTTAAAGCACAAAGGCCAGGGATCAGGCCGGATGGCCCAAGGGAAAAGGACATGCCCCAGACATGTGGCGTTCCCGAACCGGGTAACAATAACAAAAAAGGAAGGCCGGTAAGAAAAGGCGCCTTACAGGAAAGGAGGAGGACGTCTTCCTTGAATGGAAGAGGATATTTGGCACAAGACTCCCTGAACGGCTTGAGGAAAAGGCAAGGCTTCTTCTTTCAGAGATAA
- the folP gene encoding dihydropteroate synthase, translating to MGVVNCTPDSFSDGGLFLQTEKAVSHAMSLLEAGADILDIGGESTRPFSEPVDLEEEKRRVIPVIKEIRKRTKTLISVDTQKAGVARAALSVGADIVNDVSALRADPDMAEVIKDFKCPVCLMHMKGTPRDMQVAPSYNDCVKEVYDFLEERLNYIESLGISREMAIVDPGIGFGKRLNHNLELLANLDYFKSLGAKVLIGVSRKSFLGEITGLKDPKERDIPTLGAVAWSVIRGADIVRVHNVDWTRRLLQVVEALMEHVRNGQHMSICRK from the coding sequence ATGGGGGTAGTTAATTGTACCCCCGACTCATTTTCAGATGGCGGCCTCTTTCTTCAGACAGAAAAGGCCGTCTCACACGCTATGTCACTCCTAGAGGCAGGAGCAGACATACTCGATATAGGAGGAGAATCTACAAGGCCTTTTTCAGAGCCTGTGGACCTGGAAGAAGAAAAGAGACGAGTCATACCGGTAATAAAAGAAATACGCAAGAGGACCAAGACTCTGATATCTGTCGATACCCAAAAGGCCGGAGTGGCCCGTGCTGCACTCAGTGTTGGGGCAGACATAGTGAATGACGTTAGCGCCCTAAGGGCAGATCCTGACATGGCAGAGGTCATTAAGGATTTTAAGTGTCCGGTATGCCTAATGCACATGAAGGGAACGCCAAGGGATATGCAGGTAGCCCCTTCATATAACGACTGTGTCAAAGAAGTCTACGACTTCCTCGAGGAGAGACTGAACTATATAGAGAGCCTTGGAATCTCACGAGAGATGGCCATAGTCGATCCTGGTATTGGATTTGGAAAACGTCTTAATCACAACCTAGAACTCCTTGCAAACCTTGATTATTTTAAGTCTCTTGGTGCAAAGGTACTCATAGGAGTTTCAAGAAAATCATTTCTCGGTGAGATAACTGGCCTAAAGGACCCCAAAGAAAGAGACATTCCTACCCTTGGTGCTGTTGCCTGGTCAGTCATTAGGGGAGCAGATATCGTAAGGGTCCACAACGTGGATTGGACACGAAGACTTCTCCAGGTGGTAGAAGCACTTATGGAACATGTAAGAAATGGACAACATATGAGCATTTGCAGGAAATAG
- the tilS gene encoding tRNA lysidine(34) synthetase TilS — MLKKVRETLYHIGIEKADSVVVACSGGPDSVALVLALDDLKEEFALSLYVAHFDHGLRGEESKRDALFVKDFSQKLGLPFFLGHGEVKSYSKAKGLSIQEGARELRYKFLRNLRDRLRASWIATAHTADDQVEEMVMRLLRGASLSGLSGIPLRTEDKIIRPLLGIEKHELLAFLKQKGQDFCIDSSNLSNKYLRNKVRNEVVPILKKLNPAITKTVSRTAKVLREDDEFLDHFAKKIFDKAVLSKENGAIILALNRLNNKPSSIKRRVFKLALRNLKPDIFKNLTLEHLESIDRLVSTQGSTKEIDLPAGVVAKKIYGKLYFYSKGIEKENIFADKFDTLEPKKIDGPGDIALSRTLGSLRIERSPKKFEYKYNSEKLFPKDLFLDASSVSFPLTIRTRQNGERFWPLGAPRPYKLKDFFISKKLPRHIRSMIPLIISGNEVVAVTGIEVSESHKVRQTTEEVLKLSWEPGPEIKKEFELLYQN; from the coding sequence GTGCTAAAAAAGGTCCGTGAGACCTTGTATCATATTGGAATTGAGAAAGCCGATTCAGTTGTTGTGGCCTGCTCAGGTGGTCCAGATTCAGTGGCCCTTGTCTTGGCACTCGATGATTTAAAGGAAGAATTTGCGTTATCTCTGTATGTGGCGCACTTTGATCACGGTCTAAGAGGAGAAGAGTCAAAAAGAGATGCCTTATTTGTCAAAGATTTTTCCCAAAAGCTAGGACTTCCATTTTTTCTTGGTCATGGCGAGGTGAAAAGCTATTCAAAGGCCAAGGGCCTTTCTATCCAAGAGGGAGCAAGGGAACTCCGCTATAAATTCCTGAGGAATCTAAGGGATAGGCTGAGAGCAAGTTGGATTGCCACTGCCCATACCGCTGACGATCAAGTGGAAGAAATGGTCATGAGGCTATTGAGGGGCGCAAGCCTCTCTGGACTCTCTGGTATCCCTTTGAGGACCGAGGATAAAATTATACGCCCACTACTTGGCATTGAAAAGCATGAACTACTCGCATTTTTAAAACAAAAGGGACAGGACTTCTGCATTGATTCCTCCAACCTCTCTAATAAATATTTAAGAAATAAAGTACGCAACGAGGTTGTTCCCATACTAAAAAAGTTAAATCCAGCCATTACCAAAACTGTCTCAAGGACTGCCAAAGTCTTAAGGGAAGATGATGAATTCCTTGATCATTTTGCTAAAAAAATCTTTGACAAGGCGGTTCTTTCTAAAGAAAATGGAGCTATTATTTTAGCTCTCAACAGATTAAATAACAAACCTTCATCCATCAAAAGAAGGGTCTTTAAATTGGCATTGAGAAATTTGAAACCTGATATATTCAAAAACCTCACACTGGAACACCTTGAATCCATTGATCGTCTCGTTAGCACTCAAGGCTCCACAAAAGAAATTGACCTCCCAGCAGGAGTTGTTGCAAAAAAAATTTATGGTAAATTATATTTTTATAGTAAAGGCATTGAGAAAGAAAACATTTTTGCCGATAAATTTGACACCCTGGAGCCAAAGAAAATTGACGGTCCAGGAGACATCGCCCTTTCAAGGACCTTAGGAAGTTTGCGCATAGAGCGGTCTCCAAAAAAATTTGAATACAAATATAATAGTGAAAAACTTTTCCCTAAGGACCTTTTTTTGGATGCCAGTTCTGTGAGCTTTCCTCTCACTATTCGAACAAGACAAAATGGGGAGAGATTTTGGCCTCTTGGGGCACCTAGGCCTTATAAATTAAAGGATTTTTTTATTTCCAAGAAACTCCCCAGACATATTCGTTCAATGATTCCCTTGATAATTTCAGGGAACGAAGTAGTGGCAGTAACTGGTATCGAAGTATCAGAATCTCATAAGGTGCGCCAAACAACCGAAGAAGTGCTCAAACTTTCCTGGGAACCAGGGCCTGAAATTAAAAAAGAATTTGAATTATTATATCAAAATTAA
- the coaE gene encoding dephospho-CoA kinase (Dephospho-CoA kinase (CoaE) performs the final step in coenzyme A biosynthesis.) — protein sequence MLKKDSFKGSMLFLVGLTGGIGTGKSTVLAGLKTRGFSCIDVDKYAKDALRKGTSCYERVVALFGPSILLPNGEINRACLRDIILQDAQKRRLLEDIVHPQVLSDLEAQIKAYVEQGIGIVVVEVPLLYEVGWQSLFACVVCVVSREETALRRLMRRHNVDEETAKTWLRTQIPIQEKAKMADFVVANDGSIEELEEKVEALAKWIKKEYKDCVAVF from the coding sequence ATGCTTAAAAAAGATTCTTTTAAAGGTTCAATGCTCTTTTTAGTCGGACTCACTGGGGGTATTGGTACAGGCAAGAGCACTGTATTGGCAGGCCTGAAAACTAGAGGTTTTTCGTGTATAGACGTAGATAAGTATGCAAAGGATGCCCTGAGAAAAGGAACCAGCTGCTATGAAAGGGTCGTGGCACTATTTGGTCCTTCAATTCTTCTGCCTAATGGAGAGATCAATAGGGCCTGCTTAAGAGATATTATACTACAGGATGCCCAAAAAAGAAGACTCCTGGAAGATATAGTTCACCCTCAGGTCTTAAGTGATTTGGAGGCACAGATAAAGGCCTATGTAGAGCAGGGGATAGGAATAGTAGTTGTGGAGGTCCCTCTTCTATATGAAGTGGGCTGGCAGTCTTTGTTCGCTTGTGTGGTTTGCGTAGTCTCTAGGGAAGAAACCGCTTTAAGACGCCTCATGAGGAGACATAATGTAGACGAAGAAACAGCAAAGACCTGGTTAAGGACCCAGATTCCCATTCAAGAAAAGGCCAAAATGGCAGACTTTGTAGTTGCAAATGATGGTTCGATAGAGGAATTGGAAGAAAAGGTAGAGGCCTTGGCCAAGTGGATTAAAAAAGAATACAAAGACTGTGTTGCAGTGTTTTAA
- a CDS encoding FKBP-type peptidyl-prolyl cis-trans isomerase, translated as MKIGLDTIVKVNISMKVKDGETPDIIKKPSSIEFIYGRDRVHPILEKALLGHEKDDSVQIDVPPEQAFGPYNPDLVNEVPIANLKHPERLKEGEFYHEPSGYGNDIAFTVKEICDDYVVADFNHPAAGKTITLDAKILDVRKASIMEIMAALNAARGAGGG; from the coding sequence ATGAAGATCGGATTAGACACCATCGTAAAAGTAAACATATCCATGAAGGTAAAGGATGGAGAAACTCCTGATATAATAAAGAAACCATCGAGCATCGAATTTATATACGGACGAGACAGAGTTCACCCCATTCTTGAGAAGGCACTTTTAGGCCATGAAAAGGATGATTCTGTCCAAATTGACGTCCCTCCTGAACAGGCCTTTGGTCCCTACAACCCAGACCTTGTCAATGAGGTACCCATTGCAAATTTAAAGCATCCTGAACGTTTAAAAGAGGGCGAATTCTATCATGAACCTAGTGGATATGGAAACGATATTGCCTTCACTGTAAAAGAAATCTGTGACGATTATGTAGTTGCAGATTTTAATCACCCTGCAGCTGGAAAGACCATTACGTTAGATGCCAAGATACTTGATGTTCGAAAGGCCTCGATAATGGAGATTATGGCAGCTCTTAACGCTGCAAGAGGTGCTGGAGGCGGGTGA
- a CDS encoding helix-turn-helix domain-containing protein, translating to MLEIAWRFANEKIAERRLDLGLSKRALAKKASISEVSFRRIEAGVHQARASSLAGLAEALQVEPGYFFEDYASNRDELRKEKGEGNGSNFSDKEGDQHQEGRGDRGPGSADLCHKRPKGKRKPV from the coding sequence GTGCTGGAGATAGCCTGGAGATTTGCAAATGAAAAGATAGCTGAAAGAAGACTTGACCTTGGCCTTTCAAAGAGGGCCCTTGCCAAAAAGGCTTCTATTTCAGAGGTGTCCTTTAGAAGGATAGAGGCTGGGGTCCACCAGGCAAGGGCATCATCCCTGGCAGGTCTGGCAGAGGCCTTGCAGGTTGAGCCAGGATATTTTTTTGAAGATTATGCGTCTAATAGAGACGAGTTACGGAAAGAGAAAGGAGAAGGAAATGGATCAAATTTTTCAGATAAAGAAGGTGACCAACACCAGGAAGGCAGAGGAGATAGAGGCCCAGGTAGTGCTGACCTTTGCCATAAACGACCAAAAGGGAAGAGAAAACCTGTTTGA
- the ftsH gene encoding ATP-dependent zinc metalloprotease FtsH, with the protein MNAFYKNLSLWLVIGLVVVFLFNLFSKPQNSIPEISYTDFLTYVNKGEVAKVTIENERVRGQFVNQSPFRTAIPYQDQDLFKLLKEKKVIIKVKPKEDTPWYMTLLVSWFPMLLLIGVWIFFMRQMQGGGGRAMSFGRSRAKMLTGQNIKVKFEDVAGVDEAKEELTEIIDFLKDPQKFTRLGGRPPKGVLLVGPPGTGKTLLAKAIAGEAGCPFFSISGSDFVEMFVGVGASRVRDLFVQAKKNAPCIIFIDEIDAVGRHRGAGLGGGHDEREQTLNQLLVEMDGFETSEGVIVIAATNRPDVLDPALLRPGRFDRQVTVPVPDLRGREQILKVHARKIPLAKEVDLSVIAKGTPGFSGADLENLVNEAALLAARANKNTVGMDDFEKAKDKVLMGAERKSMILSEEEKRTTAYHEAGHTLVAKLLPGSDPIHKVSIIPRGRALGITQQLPEDDRHTYPRSYLANKLSILLGGRVAEELVLNDFTTGAGNDIERVTDLARKMVCNWGMSDEFGPVAFGKHEEHIFLGKDFGQVKDYSEETAKQIDEEVRKLVLSAYNKAKEIIETHIDCLHGIANALLEKETLTAKDIDEIMKRCSQEA; encoded by the coding sequence TTGAACGCTTTCTATAAAAACCTCAGCCTCTGGCTAGTCATTGGCCTCGTTGTGGTTTTTCTCTTTAATCTTTTCAGTAAACCCCAAAACTCCATACCAGAGATCAGTTATACGGATTTTTTGACATATGTTAACAAGGGTGAGGTTGCTAAAGTAACAATAGAAAACGAAAGGGTGAGAGGTCAATTCGTAAACCAGAGTCCTTTTAGGACTGCCATTCCATATCAAGATCAAGACCTCTTCAAATTGTTAAAGGAAAAAAAGGTAATAATAAAAGTAAAGCCTAAGGAAGACACTCCTTGGTATATGACCCTCCTGGTCTCATGGTTCCCAATGCTCCTCCTCATTGGAGTATGGATATTCTTTATGAGGCAAATGCAAGGCGGCGGTGGAAGGGCCATGAGCTTTGGCAGGAGTCGGGCAAAGATGCTGACTGGCCAGAACATAAAGGTTAAGTTCGAGGATGTAGCTGGCGTTGATGAGGCAAAGGAAGAACTCACTGAGATAATCGACTTTCTGAAAGATCCACAAAAATTCACACGCCTAGGAGGCAGACCGCCCAAGGGAGTACTCCTTGTAGGGCCACCGGGTACTGGCAAAACCCTCCTTGCAAAGGCCATTGCAGGAGAAGCAGGATGTCCCTTTTTCAGCATAAGCGGATCCGATTTCGTAGAAATGTTTGTGGGAGTCGGAGCATCCCGCGTAAGGGACCTCTTTGTACAGGCCAAAAAGAATGCCCCGTGCATAATCTTCATAGATGAAATCGATGCTGTTGGACGTCACAGGGGCGCAGGCCTTGGAGGAGGTCACGATGAAAGAGAACAGACATTAAATCAGCTCCTTGTGGAGATGGATGGTTTTGAGACCTCTGAAGGAGTAATTGTCATTGCAGCCACAAACAGGCCAGATGTCTTGGATCCAGCACTCCTCAGGCCTGGTAGATTCGATAGGCAAGTCACAGTGCCTGTTCCAGACCTCAGAGGAAGAGAGCAGATCCTCAAGGTTCACGCCAGAAAGATACCATTGGCAAAAGAAGTGGACCTATCCGTTATCGCAAAGGGCACTCCTGGATTTTCAGGGGCTGACCTGGAAAATCTGGTAAATGAGGCAGCCCTTTTGGCTGCACGTGCCAATAAAAATACTGTTGGAATGGATGACTTTGAAAAGGCCAAAGACAAGGTATTGATGGGTGCAGAAAGAAAGAGCATGATACTTTCAGAGGAAGAAAAGCGCACCACTGCCTACCACGAAGCAGGACACACATTGGTCGCAAAACTACTTCCAGGCTCTGATCCCATACACAAGGTGAGCATTATACCAAGGGGAAGGGCTCTGGGTATTACCCAGCAGCTGCCAGAAGATGATAGGCACACATATCCGAGGAGTTATCTCGCAAATAAACTCTCTATACTCCTTGGAGGTAGAGTGGCTGAAGAATTAGTCCTAAATGACTTCACAACAGGTGCAGGAAACGACATAGAAAGGGTCACTGATCTTGCAAGAAAAATGGTGTGTAACTGGGGTATGAGCGATGAATTTGGCCCAGTAGCATTTGGCAAACATGAAGAGCACATTTTCCTTGGCAAGGACTTTGGCCAGGTAAAAGACTACAGCGAGGAGACGGCCAAGCAAATAGATGAAGAGGTTAGAAAACTGGTACTTAGTGCTTACAATAAGGCAAAGGAGATTATTGAGACACACATAGATTGCCTACATGGCATAGCAAATGCTCTACTTGAAAAGGAAACGCTTACAGCAAAAGATATCGACGAAATAATGAAGAGGTGTTCCCAAGAGGCGTGA
- a CDS encoding VRR-NUC domain-containing protein — protein sequence MSSGISGGLSEKVITRQIMAWVSWNGFFVWKQWQGPMSRPGVSDILGVLPGGRFLAIEVKTRRGRLTRRQEAFLSAVNRQGGLGFVARSLEDVVGTLESYTRKAAYIDE from the coding sequence GTGTCGTCTGGCATAAGCGGTGGGCTTTCTGAAAAGGTAATTACGCGGCAGATAATGGCCTGGGTCTCATGGAACGGCTTTTTCGTCTGGAAACAGTGGCAGGGGCCAATGAGCAGGCCCGGGGTTTCGGACATACTCGGAGTGCTACCGGGTGGCAGGTTCCTTGCCATAGAGGTGAAGACAAGGCGGGGCAGGCTCACAAGGCGCCAGGAGGCCTTTCTTTCCGCAGTGAACCGGCAAGGTGGCCTGGGCTTTGTTGCAAGGTCCCTGGAAGACGTGGTGGGAACCCTGGAAAGCTACACCAGAAAGGCGGCCTATATAGATGAATAA